GGCGGCACGCTGACCGTCGAGCGGCAGACCGAGGAGGGCTACGAGGTGGTCACCGCCTCGACCCCGGCCGTGGTCTCCGTCTGGGACACCATCAACGAGCCGCGCTACCCGTCGTTCAAGGGCATCATGGCCGCCAAGAAGAAGCCGGTGCAGACGCTCTCCCTGGCCGACCTCGGCGTCGCCCCGACCGAGGTGGGCTTCGACGGCGCGACCAGCGCCGTGCTGGAGCACACCAAGCGTCCGCCGCGCTCCGGCGGCGCGAAGATCACCGACGAGGGCGAGGGCGGCGTCAAGCTGGTCGAGTTCCTCGCCACCGAGAAGTTCGTGTGAGAGGTCTGGACATGTCTGAGGTTCTCGTCGTCGTCGAAGCCACCCGGGAATTCGGCGTCAAGAAGGTCACCCTGGAGATGCTCACCCTCGCCCGCGAGCTGGGCACCCCGAGCGCGGTGGTGCTCGGTGGCGCCGGCGCGGCCGAGGCGCTGAGCGCCAAGCTGGGCGAGTACGGCGCGCAGAAGATCTACGCCGCCGAGAGCGAGGAGATCGACGGCTACCTGGTGGCCCCGAAGGCCACCGTGCTGGCCGAGCTGGTCAACCGGGTGCAGCCGGCGGCCGTGCTGCTGGCCTCCGCCCAGGAGGGCAAGGAGATCGCCGCCCGCCTCGCCGTCAAGCTGGACAACGGCATCCTGACCGACGTGGTCGGCCTGGACGCCGACGGCACCGCGACCCAGGTCGCCTTCGCCGGGTCCACCATCGTCAAGTCCAAGGTCACCAAGGGCCTGCCGCTGGTCACCCTCCGGCCGAACTCGGTCAACCCGACCCCGGCCCCGGCCACCCCGGCCGTCGAGCAGCTCACCGTGTCGGTCACCGACACCGACAAGCTGGCCAAGGTCGTCGACCGGGTCGCCGAGCAGAAGGGCTCCCGCCCCGAGCTGACCGAGGCCGGCGTGGTCGTCTCCGGCGGTCGCGGTGTCGGCAACGCCGACAACTTCAAGCTGGTCGAGGAGCTGGCCGACCTGCTCGGCGGCGCCGTCGGCGCGTCCCGGGCCGCCGTCGACTCCGGCTTCTACCCGCACCAGTTCCAGGTGGGCCAGACCGGCAAGACCGTCTCCCCGCAGCTCTACGTCGCGCTGGGCATCTCCGGCGCGATCCAGCACCGGGCCGGCATGCAGACCTCGAAGACCATCGTCGCCGTGAACAAGGACGGCGAGGCCCCGATCTTCGAGCTGGCCGACTTCGGCGTGGTGGGCGACCTGTTCAAGGTCGTACCGCAGGCGGCCGAGGAGATCCGCAAGCGCAAGTGAGCTGAGCACCAGCCACGGCGAGGGCCGGGAACCGCCAGTCGGTTCCCGGCCCTCGCCGTGTCCCGACCTCGCGGTCGAGCACGGCCGGAACGGCCACGACAAGCCCCGGGAGCTGCGACGATGACCGGGTCCCCCGTGCACCCGCCCGAGGAGCGACGAGGAGTGCGCCATGCCGGCCAGGACGCCCGGAGGCGGTCACCACGCGTTGGCCGTGCACGAGGTCGTGCTGCTGCTGGAGACCGACACCGACCGAGGGCTGACCGACGACGAGGCCGCCGCGCGCCTGGCCCGGTTCGGCCCGAACGTGCTGCCCGCCGCCGCCCGGGGCGGCACCCTGCGCCGGCTGCTGCGGCAGTTCCAGAACCCGCTGGTGTACGTGCTGCTCGTCGCCGGTGTGGTGACCCTCCTGCTCGCCGAGTACGTCGACTCCGCGGTGATCGTCGGGGTGGTGGTGGTCAACGCTGCCGTCGGCTTCCTCCAGGAGTCGAAGGCCGAGTCGGCGCTGGACGCGCTGCGGGCGATGGTGCGTACCGAGGCGCGGGTGGTACGCGGCGGACGGCACCTGCGGGTCCCCTCCGAGCAGGTCGTCCCCGGCGACCTGGTGCTGGTCGAGGCGGGCGAGAAGGTCCCCGCCGACCTGCGGCTGGCCCGCGCCGACGAGCTGCGCGCCGACGAGTCGGCGCTGACCGGCGAGTCCCTGCCGGTGCGCAAGGACGAGGTGGCCGTGCCCGACGAGACGCCGGTGGCCGACCGCCGCAACGTGCTCTACTCCGGCACCCTGCTCACCGGCGGCTCCGGCGCCGGCATCGTGGTGGCCACCGGGGCGGAGACCGAGCTGGGGCGCATCCACCGCCTGGTCGGTGCCGCGCAGGTCCTCGACACCCCGCTGACGGCGAAACTGGCCCGGTTCAGCCGCGTCCTCACCCTGGCGATCCTGGTGCTCGCGGGGGTCACCTTCGCCGTCGGGCTGGCCCGGGGGGAGGCGGCGGGAGCGACCTTCACCGCGGCGGTGGCGCTGGCGGTGGGGGCCATCCCCGAGGGCCTGCCGGCCGCGGTGACCATCACGCTGGCGATCGGGGTGGCGCGGATGGCCCGTCGCCGGGCGGTGATCCGGCGGCTGCCGGCCGTGGAGACCCTCGGCAGCACGACGGTGATCTGCACCGACAAGACCGGCACCCTCACCGAGAACCAGATGACCGTGCAGGCCCTCTGGACCGTCAGCGGCCGGTACGAGGTCAGCGGCGGCGGTTACACCCCGCTCGGGGAGATCCGTGACCCGGACGGCGGCCCGGCCCCCACCGGCGAGGGAGGTGCGCTGCGCTGGTCGCTGCTGGCCGGCGTCGCCTGCAACGACGCCCGTCTCGACGAGCGCGCGGAAGGGTGGACGGTGCTCGGCGACCCCACCGAGGGGGCGATGCTCGTGGTCGGCGCCAAGGTGGGGCTGCGCGCCGAGGAGGTCGCCGCCGAACTGCCCCGGGTGGCGGCCGTCCCGTTCACCTCCGAGCGGCAGTACATGGCGACCCTGCACGACCAGTCCGACGGCGCGCGGGTGGTTCTGGTCAAGGGCGCGGTGGAGCGGATCGTCGAGTGGTCCACGGCGGCGCTCGACGCCGACGGCGGGACCGTCGCGCTGGACCGTGCCGCCGTGCTGGCCGCCGCCGGGGAGCTGGCCGGCGAGGGTCTGCGGGTGCTCGCCACCGCCCTGCGCCGGGTCGACCGCGGCGACGGGCTGGCGGAGGAGTCGCTGCCCGGCCAGCTGATCTTCACCGGGCTGCACGCGATGCTCGACCCGCCCCGCGAGGCCGCGGCCGCCGCGGTCGCCTCGTGCCGGCGGGCTGGGATCGCGGTGAAGATGATCACCGGCGACCACCGGGTCACCGCGAGCGCCATCGCCGTACGCCTGGGGCTGCTGGCCGGCGAGCCGGGACCGGGCGAGGTGCTCAGCGGGGAGGACCTGGCGGGACTCTCCGACGCCGAGCGTCCGGAGGCGGTGCGCCGGGCGGCGGTGTTCGCCCGGGTGTCCCCGGAGCAGAAGCTGCGGCTGATGGAGGCGTTGCAGGCCGAGGGGCAGGTGGTGGCGATGACCGGCGACGGCGTCAACGACGCCCCCGCGCTGCGCCAGGCCGACATCGGGGTGGCGATGGGGCGCAGCGGCACCGAGGTGGCCAAGGAGGCCGCCGACATCGTGCTCACCGACGACGACTTCGCCACCATCGAGTCGGCCGTGGAGGAGGGCCGGGGCGTCTTCGCCAACCTGACCAAGTTCATCACCTGGACGCTGCCGACGAACACCGGAGAGGGACTGGTCATCCTGGTCGCGATCGTGCTCGGCACGGCGCTGCCGATCCTGCCCAGTCAGATCCTCTGGATCAACATGACCACCGCGGTGGCGCTCGGCCTGACGCTCGCCTTCGAGCCGAAGGAGCCGGGGATCATGGACCGCCCGCCGCGCGATCCCGCGCAGCCGTTGCTCACCGGCGCCCTGGTGGTCCGGATCCTGCTTGTCTCCGCCCTGCTCGTGGCGGGCGCGTGGTGGCTGTTCCAGTGGGAACTGGACAGCGGGGCGGAACTGGCCGAGGCGCGTACGGCGGCGGTGAACCTGTTCGTCACGGTGCAGGCGTTCTACCTGTTCAGCTGCCGCTCGCTGACCCGCTCGCCGTGGCGGCTCGGGCTGTTCGGCAACCGCTGGCTCATCGGCGGCGTGCTGGTCCAGGCCCTCGGTCAGCTGGCGCTGACCTACCTGCCGGTGATGAACACGCTGTTCCGGACGGCCCCCATCGACCTCGGCGCGTGGTGGCGCATCCTCGGCATCGCCGTGCTCGTCTCCGCCGTGGTGGCGCTGGACAAGCGGTTCGGCTGGTTCGGTCGCCGGCTCGGGTGACGAGCCGGCGACCGCCGGTGCGAAGGGAGCTGATCGGCGGGCCGGGGAGCTGAGCCGGCCCGCCGATCAGCCCGTCAGGGTGCCCCTCAGCAGGCTGTCGCCGGAGTGGGCGGGCTTGTTGTCGTACTGCTCGGCGGAGACGTCGACAACCGAGTATGCCTCAAGGTCGACGTTGGGTGGCAACGGGAGCAGCGCATCTCCCGACCCGTCGCGCAGCACACCGACCGAGAACATCTCCATGTTCTTCGGGTTGATCAGCCATACCTCGTAATACCCCGGAACGTCCGGGAGATTCGCCACGTGCAGGTGCAGTCGGCCGTCGACGAACACCCGCGCGTCGCCGTTGGCGTCCTTCGGTGTCTGCCCGTACGCGGTCAGCGGCGCGCTGGCCAGCACGACCTGCCGTGGCGCCGGGTCCGGCTCCCGCCGGTCCGGATCGAGCACGGCGAGCGTGCCGACCACGCCGAGCACGGCGGCGGCCGTGGCGGTCACCACGGTGATGGCCCAGCGGGGCCAGCGCCGACGGCGGCGGGACGCGCCGGCCGGCGACGCGGTGGCCGGGGCGTCCGCCACCGGCTCGGCGGTCGTGGACTGCTGGCGGCGGGCCCCGGTCAGCGAGGGCAGCTCCTCGGCGGCGCTGATCTCCGCGACGATGCCCTGCCAGATGTGCTCCGGCGGATCGGGCAGGTCGCGCAGGGTCTGCGTCGCCGCGCCGAGGCCGGCGACGTGCTGGAGGTTCTCCATCTCGCCCCGGCAGGTGGCGCAGGCGTCGAGGTGGTCGGTCTCGCCGTGGTCCGCCTCGCTCTCACCGAGCGCCAGAAAGACCAGCCGGTCGTGGTCCAGGTGCTGCACCGTCCACCTCCCATCTGCGTTTCAAGCTCGCCATGCCCCGTCGGATGTGACTCTTGACGGTGCCCAGGGGCACTCCGGTCATCGTCGAGATCTGCTGGTGTGTCAGGTCGTCGTAGAAGGCCAGC
This genomic interval from Micromonospora coxensis contains the following:
- a CDS encoding anti-sigma factor, whose protein sequence is MQHLDHDRLVFLALGESEADHGETDHLDACATCRGEMENLQHVAGLGAATQTLRDLPDPPEHIWQGIVAEISAAEELPSLTGARRQQSTTAEPVADAPATASPAGASRRRRRWPRWAITVVTATAAAVLGVVGTLAVLDPDRREPDPAPRQVVLASAPLTAYGQTPKDANGDARVFVDGRLHLHVANLPDVPGYYEVWLINPKNMEMFSVGVLRDGSGDALLPLPPNVDLEAYSVVDVSAEQYDNKPAHSGDSLLRGTLTG
- a CDS encoding HAD-IC family P-type ATPase, with the translated sequence MPARTPGGGHHALAVHEVVLLLETDTDRGLTDDEAAARLARFGPNVLPAAARGGTLRRLLRQFQNPLVYVLLVAGVVTLLLAEYVDSAVIVGVVVVNAAVGFLQESKAESALDALRAMVRTEARVVRGGRHLRVPSEQVVPGDLVLVEAGEKVPADLRLARADELRADESALTGESLPVRKDEVAVPDETPVADRRNVLYSGTLLTGGSGAGIVVATGAETELGRIHRLVGAAQVLDTPLTAKLARFSRVLTLAILVLAGVTFAVGLARGEAAGATFTAAVALAVGAIPEGLPAAVTITLAIGVARMARRRAVIRRLPAVETLGSTTVICTDKTGTLTENQMTVQALWTVSGRYEVSGGGYTPLGEIRDPDGGPAPTGEGGALRWSLLAGVACNDARLDERAEGWTVLGDPTEGAMLVVGAKVGLRAEEVAAELPRVAAVPFTSERQYMATLHDQSDGARVVLVKGAVERIVEWSTAALDADGGTVALDRAAVLAAAGELAGEGLRVLATALRRVDRGDGLAEESLPGQLIFTGLHAMLDPPREAAAAAVASCRRAGIAVKMITGDHRVTASAIAVRLGLLAGEPGPGEVLSGEDLAGLSDAERPEAVRRAAVFARVSPEQKLRLMEALQAEGQVVAMTGDGVNDAPALRQADIGVAMGRSGTEVAKEAADIVLTDDDFATIESAVEEGRGVFANLTKFITWTLPTNTGEGLVILVAIVLGTALPILPSQILWINMTTAVALGLTLAFEPKEPGIMDRPPRDPAQPLLTGALVVRILLVSALLVAGAWWLFQWELDSGAELAEARTAAVNLFVTVQAFYLFSCRSLTRSPWRLGLFGNRWLIGGVLVQALGQLALTYLPVMNTLFRTAPIDLGAWWRILGIAVLVSAVVALDKRFGWFGRRLG
- a CDS encoding electron transfer flavoprotein subunit alpha/FixB family protein — its product is MSEVLVVVEATREFGVKKVTLEMLTLARELGTPSAVVLGGAGAAEALSAKLGEYGAQKIYAAESEEIDGYLVAPKATVLAELVNRVQPAAVLLASAQEGKEIAARLAVKLDNGILTDVVGLDADGTATQVAFAGSTIVKSKVTKGLPLVTLRPNSVNPTPAPATPAVEQLTVSVTDTDKLAKVVDRVAEQKGSRPELTEAGVVVSGGRGVGNADNFKLVEELADLLGGAVGASRAAVDSGFYPHQFQVGQTGKTVSPQLYVALGISGAIQHRAGMQTSKTIVAVNKDGEAPIFELADFGVVGDLFKVVPQAAEEIRKRK